The following proteins are co-located in the Imtechella halotolerans genome:
- a CDS encoding DNA polymerase III subunit alpha codes for MYLNCHSYYSLRFGTFSEIELLEMAAAHGIKSLALTDINNTSACLNFIRKAKDFGIKPIVGIDFRNGASQRFVGVARNNEGFYELNSFLSKLSINKQAVPDMAPEFENVFVIYPLEQVMQLEKVHFKPYEFIGVGVEDLRRLPFSIYKGYTDKLVVQQQVTIRNKRDFNAHRLLRAIDNNILLSKLPKSEECRETDKMYTLNELRKRFEQFDFILGNTEQLLEQCTIYFEFGNNRISQNQSLYLESVEADFELLKKLCEEGFPKRYSNPSQKVKERLEVELKVIREMNFVSYFLINWDIVNYSKQKGFVHVGRGSGANSIVAYLIGITDVDPIELDLYFERFINPYRTSPPDFDIDFSWKEREEITEYIFSRFKNVALLAVYNTFKYRAVVRELGKVFGLPKEDIDKLSVGRYQKPEQDEFGALVIKYGTLIQGFPNYVSVHSCGILILDKPIHYFSATDMPPKGFATVQFDMIIAEDIGIFKFDILGQRGLAKIKDTLEIIKYNKPEAPPIDITEVEKFKTDPKVNAMLKEGKATGAYYVESPAMRGLMQKLQTQDYLGLVAASSIIRPGVSSSGMKQEFIKRQRHPELRKEGHPILLDIMPETYGIMVYQEDVLKVAHQFAGLTLGEADVLRRGMSGKFRSRAEFIAVEEKFIANCRARGYDDNLTFEVWNQIKSFAGYAFAKGHSASYAVESYQSLYLKCYYPLEFMVAVLNNGGGFYSTEHYVHETIKCGGQVEAPCINQSDHPNIIIGTTIYLGLGYLKNLEHYTIKRLLTERNFNGPYISLDDFIDRVQISIEQLTILIRIGAFRFTGISKATLLWHAIFKLNANKQRTVQKQLFKPTHKSFILPKLPSSWIEDAYDQMELLGFTLYDYFSLINEPFKNSIQAKAMSSHIGQEVLLYGKLVNTRFHEASNENLMRFCTFVDREGDYFDTVHFHDTVHKYPIHGIGVYECYGKVIEEFGFCSIEIRKTRKLDLKPDPRLN; via the coding sequence ATGTATTTAAATTGTCATTCATATTATTCTTTAAGGTTCGGGACATTTTCAGAGATTGAACTTTTGGAGATGGCTGCAGCCCATGGTATAAAATCACTTGCGTTAACGGATATAAACAATACGTCAGCCTGTCTTAATTTTATTAGGAAGGCTAAAGACTTTGGTATAAAACCCATCGTTGGAATTGATTTTAGAAATGGTGCAAGCCAACGGTTTGTTGGAGTCGCAAGAAACAATGAGGGCTTTTATGAGCTCAACAGCTTTTTGTCTAAGCTTTCAATTAATAAGCAGGCAGTTCCGGATATGGCTCCGGAGTTTGAGAATGTGTTTGTTATTTACCCTTTAGAACAGGTAATGCAGCTGGAGAAAGTTCATTTTAAGCCCTATGAGTTTATAGGGGTTGGTGTAGAGGATCTCAGACGCTTGCCTTTTTCTATTTATAAAGGCTATACGGATAAGCTAGTAGTACAGCAGCAGGTAACCATTAGAAATAAACGGGATTTTAATGCTCATCGTTTGTTACGTGCTATTGATAATAATATACTACTTAGTAAGCTTCCTAAGTCAGAAGAATGTAGGGAGACTGATAAAATGTATACTCTCAATGAACTTAGAAAACGATTTGAGCAGTTTGATTTTATCTTAGGTAATACGGAGCAGTTATTGGAACAATGCACAATATACTTTGAGTTTGGAAATAACCGGATATCTCAAAATCAGAGCTTGTATTTAGAAAGTGTAGAAGCCGATTTTGAGCTTTTAAAGAAACTTTGTGAGGAAGGGTTTCCTAAGCGCTATTCTAATCCATCACAGAAGGTAAAAGAGCGATTAGAAGTAGAGCTGAAAGTTATTAGGGAAATGAACTTTGTGTCCTATTTTTTGATTAATTGGGACATTGTAAACTATTCAAAACAAAAGGGATTTGTACATGTGGGCCGGGGTAGTGGGGCTAACAGTATCGTAGCCTATCTCATAGGAATTACTGATGTTGATCCAATTGAGCTAGATTTATATTTTGAGCGGTTTATCAATCCTTACAGGACATCTCCACCAGATTTTGATATCGATTTTTCCTGGAAGGAGCGTGAAGAAATCACAGAATATATTTTTAGTCGATTTAAGAATGTAGCGCTTTTAGCAGTTTATAATACATTTAAGTATCGTGCTGTAGTTAGAGAATTGGGAAAAGTATTTGGGTTGCCTAAAGAAGATATTGATAAACTTAGTGTGGGCAGGTATCAAAAGCCCGAACAGGATGAATTTGGTGCTTTGGTCATTAAATATGGTACGTTAATACAAGGGTTTCCCAATTACGTTAGTGTACATTCCTGTGGTATTCTGATTTTGGATAAGCCTATTCATTATTTTTCAGCAACTGATATGCCTCCTAAAGGGTTTGCAACGGTGCAGTTTGATATGATTATTGCGGAGGATATAGGTATTTTTAAATTTGATATTCTTGGGCAGCGTGGGCTAGCTAAAATCAAAGATACACTTGAGATTATCAAATACAATAAGCCGGAAGCTCCACCAATTGATATTACTGAGGTAGAGAAGTTTAAAACAGATCCTAAAGTTAATGCCATGCTTAAAGAAGGTAAGGCTACCGGTGCTTATTATGTGGAGTCACCGGCTATGCGTGGTTTAATGCAAAAATTACAAACACAGGATTATTTAGGACTCGTAGCTGCCAGTTCAATTATTAGACCTGGTGTATCAAGTTCTGGTATGAAACAGGAGTTTATCAAACGTCAACGTCATCCAGAACTACGTAAAGAAGGACATCCTATTCTTTTAGATATTATGCCGGAGACTTATGGCATTATGGTATATCAGGAAGATGTGCTTAAAGTAGCGCATCAGTTTGCTGGTCTTACCTTGGGTGAGGCTGATGTGTTACGACGTGGTATGAGTGGTAAGTTCAGATCTCGGGCTGAATTTATAGCTGTTGAAGAAAAGTTTATTGCCAATTGCAGGGCTAGAGGCTATGATGATAATCTCACCTTTGAGGTATGGAATCAGATTAAGAGCTTCGCAGGATATGCTTTTGCTAAAGGGCATTCTGCTTCCTATGCGGTAGAGAGTTATCAGAGCCTTTATTTAAAGTGTTATTACCCTCTGGAGTTTATGGTGGCTGTCCTAAACAATGGAGGAGGTTTTTATAGTACAGAGCATTATGTGCATGAAACAATAAAATGTGGTGGACAGGTGGAAGCTCCTTGCATTAATCAAAGTGATCACCCTAATATAATCATCGGAACTACCATTTATTTGGGATTAGGTTATTTGAAAAACCTGGAGCATTATACAATAAAACGACTACTTACCGAGCGTAACTTTAATGGTCCATATATCTCATTAGATGATTTTATTGATCGTGTACAGATTAGTATTGAACAACTTACCATTTTAATCAGAATTGGAGCTTTTAGATTTACAGGTATTTCTAAAGCCACACTTTTATGGCATGCTATTTTTAAGCTGAATGCCAATAAACAGCGAACAGTTCAAAAGCAATTATTCAAACCGACACATAAATCTTTTATACTACCTAAATTACCTTCAAGTTGGATTGAAGACGCATATGATCAGATGGAATTACTTGGTTTTACACTGTATGATTATTTTAGTTTGATTAATGAACCTTTTAAGAACAGCATCCAGGCTAAAGCTATGAGTAGTCATATAGGACAAGAAGTACTCCTATATGGCAAACTTGTTAATACTCGTTTTCATGAAGCTTCCAATGAAAACTTAATGCGT
- a CDS encoding DNA polymerase Y family protein produces the protein MKQQILHLDLDTFFVSCERLIDSRLQKRPLLVGGTGDRGVVSACSYETRRFGVHSGMSMKLAKRLCPEAVVIRGNASIYTKYSNMVTDIIKEKVPVFEKASVDEFYADLSGMDKFFGTYKYASELRSTIIRETGLPISFGLSSNKIVSKVATGEAKPNNQLQIGEGFEKSFLAPLSIKKIPSVGDKTYQVLRNLGIDKISVVQEMPLEMMVSVLGKNGKTIWMRANGLDNPPLIPFYDRKSISMERTFERDTIDVSMLRTVIFAMAESLSYGLRTGDRMTGCISVKIRYADFNTYTKQVKIPYTNADHIIIPKIMELFDKLYQRRLLIRLVGVKLTDLVMGNYQINMFDDSEQMLNLYKAMDTIRKRYGELSVQKAAAIGAKTIGRLSNPFNGEPPILLAHRNQ, from the coding sequence ATGAAACAACAAATTTTACATCTTGATTTGGATACTTTCTTTGTGTCCTGTGAGCGATTAATTGATAGTCGTTTGCAGAAAAGGCCTTTACTTGTTGGAGGAACAGGTGATCGAGGTGTTGTTTCGGCATGTAGTTATGAGACCAGACGATTTGGAGTTCATTCAGGAATGTCTATGAAACTGGCTAAACGTTTGTGTCCCGAGGCTGTTGTGATTCGTGGTAACGCGTCTATTTACACTAAGTATTCCAATATGGTGACTGATATTATTAAGGAAAAGGTACCAGTTTTTGAAAAGGCCAGTGTGGATGAGTTCTATGCTGATCTTAGTGGTATGGATAAGTTTTTCGGAACGTATAAATATGCTTCGGAATTGCGTTCAACCATTATAAGGGAGACAGGTCTTCCAATATCGTTTGGGTTATCATCAAATAAAATTGTCTCAAAAGTAGCTACAGGTGAGGCTAAACCAAATAATCAATTACAGATTGGAGAAGGGTTTGAAAAATCTTTTTTAGCACCTTTATCGATTAAAAAAATTCCATCTGTAGGAGATAAAACGTATCAAGTACTTCGAAATCTTGGAATTGATAAAATTAGTGTGGTACAGGAGATGCCACTGGAGATGATGGTTAGTGTATTAGGTAAAAATGGAAAGACCATTTGGATGCGTGCAAATGGACTGGATAATCCACCATTGATTCCTTTTTATGATCGTAAATCTATTTCAATGGAGCGCACTTTTGAAAGAGATACTATAGATGTTTCGATGTTAAGAACTGTCATTTTTGCTATGGCTGAAAGTTTGTCTTACGGACTTAGGACTGGTGATAGAATGACGGGCTGTATCAGTGTTAAAATTAGATATGCAGATTTTAATACCTATACCAAACAGGTCAAAATTCCATATACCAATGCGGATCATATCATCATTCCAAAAATCATGGAATTATTTGATAAGCTCTATCAAAGACGCTTATTAATCCGGTTGGTTGGCGTGAAGCTTACGGATCTGGTAATGGGGAATTATCAAATCAATATGTTTGATGATTCTGAGCAAATGTTAAATCTCTATAAGGCTATGGATACCATAAGAAAACGTTATGGGGAGTTAAGTGTACAAAAGGCGGCTGCTATAGGTGCAAAGACCATAGGTAGATTAAGCAATCCTTTTAACGGGGAACCTCCAATACTATTGGCACATCGAAATCAGTAA
- a CDS encoding XRE family transcriptional regulator has product MKMIAKNIKYLRELKGLTQETFADNMNVTRSRIGSYEEGRSAPTIEFLIHLSDYFKIPIDILLRNDLTKAQDTSFIEVGNKRVLFPIMVDENNENLIEVVPVKATAGYLAGYDDPEYIEQLQKIKLPFLPTGKHRAFPIKGDSMLPMKDGSYVVGRFIEDRNDIISGKTYVLLTLNDGMVYKRVYNQIETNGTLRLVSDNTLYEPYEIPIDEVLELWEFTCSINTQEYDERELKISSIISMFNSLGVELKALERIMK; this is encoded by the coding sequence ATGAAAATGATAGCGAAAAATATTAAGTACCTAAGAGAGCTAAAAGGCCTTACCCAGGAAACTTTTGCTGATAACATGAATGTTACTCGCTCAAGGATCGGATCCTATGAAGAAGGACGTTCTGCCCCTACTATAGAGTTTTTAATACATCTGTCTGACTATTTTAAAATTCCAATAGATATTCTATTACGGAATGATCTGACTAAAGCTCAAGACACTTCATTTATTGAGGTCGGAAATAAGCGTGTATTGTTTCCTATAATGGTAGATGAAAACAATGAGAATCTTATTGAAGTCGTTCCTGTTAAAGCTACAGCTGGATATCTTGCAGGCTACGATGACCCTGAATATATTGAGCAACTACAAAAAATCAAACTTCCGTTTTTACCCACAGGAAAACACAGAGCATTTCCCATTAAGGGAGATTCCATGCTTCCGATGAAAGACGGCTCATATGTTGTTGGTCGGTTTATAGAAGACAGAAATGACATTATAAGTGGTAAAACCTATGTACTGCTTACCTTAAATGATGGTATGGTATATAAACGTGTATACAACCAGATTGAAACCAATGGAACGCTTCGTCTTGTCTCTGACAACACTCTTTATGAACCGTATGAAATACCTATTGATGAAGTTCTAGAACTTTGGGAGTTTACCTGTAGTATTAATACTCAGGAATACGATGAGCGAGAACTAAAAATATCTAGTATCATTAGTATGTTTAATAGCCTTGGAGTGGAACTCAAAGCCTTAGAAAGAATAATGAAATGA
- a CDS encoding exonuclease domain-containing protein, with protein MMYTIIDIETTGQGNKITEISIFKYDGDKIVDEFTSLVNPESYIPDYITALTGIDNHMVSNAPTFKDLADNILSITEACIFVAHNVNFDYTIIRNEFKAIGIDFTRKKLCTIRLARKLIPGHHSYSLGKLCTALGITIEDRHRARGDAQATVTLFKQILETKDSESVISDFLKKNSKEATLPPHLPSTVFNNIPNAPGIYYFKNKKGKVIYVGKAKDLKKRVLGHFYDKSDKELSLCRETTDIDFELSGGELIALLMEDAAIKHHFPEYNVASKRNTTAYGIFTYEDRNGIIHLAFNTLKRTVAPFITFYHITDCRNFLEKLCMQFELCPKYCHLQEGVQQCSHYKITSCGGICKKEESVETYNQRVNEALNYTYNKTLNKIIKQPGRNLEEQAFIQIKNGIYLGYGFIDNSEQITNSEALENYLIPQKDNIDVQKILRRQIMNT; from the coding sequence ATGATGTACACGATTATTGATATAGAGACCACCGGACAAGGCAATAAAATAACTGAGATTTCCATTTTCAAATACGATGGAGATAAAATTGTTGATGAATTCACATCACTGGTCAACCCTGAGTCCTATATCCCCGATTATATCACAGCACTTACAGGCATTGATAACCACATGGTTTCAAATGCTCCAACATTCAAAGACCTTGCTGACAATATTCTATCCATCACTGAAGCCTGTATATTTGTTGCTCATAATGTCAACTTCGACTATACTATTATCCGTAACGAATTTAAAGCCATTGGAATTGACTTTACCAGAAAGAAACTCTGTACCATTAGACTAGCAAGGAAATTGATCCCGGGACATCATTCCTACAGTCTAGGCAAACTGTGTACAGCTCTTGGCATCACCATTGAAGATCGTCACCGAGCACGAGGAGATGCCCAAGCGACCGTCACTCTATTCAAACAAATTCTTGAGACTAAAGACTCAGAAAGTGTTATTTCAGATTTTTTAAAGAAGAATTCGAAAGAAGCTACACTACCACCCCATCTACCAAGTACTGTTTTCAATAACATCCCTAACGCTCCCGGCATCTATTATTTTAAAAACAAAAAAGGAAAAGTTATTTATGTAGGTAAGGCCAAAGATCTAAAGAAACGGGTTCTAGGGCATTTTTACGATAAGTCCGACAAAGAGCTCTCATTATGCCGAGAAACTACCGATATTGACTTTGAATTATCCGGAGGAGAGCTCATCGCGTTACTTATGGAAGACGCTGCCATCAAACACCATTTCCCGGAATACAATGTAGCTTCAAAACGAAACACTACCGCCTATGGTATATTTACTTATGAAGATAGAAATGGAATAATACATTTAGCCTTCAATACCTTAAAAAGAACAGTGGCACCATTTATCACATTCTACCATATAACTGATTGTAGAAATTTTTTAGAAAAGCTATGTATGCAATTCGAACTATGCCCAAAGTATTGTCATCTGCAAGAAGGTGTTCAGCAGTGTAGTCATTATAAAATTACTTCCTGTGGAGGTATATGTAAAAAAGAAGAATCAGTTGAAACATATAATCAAAGAGTCAATGAAGCGCTAAACTACACTTACAATAAGACATTAAATAAAATCATCAAACAACCAGGTCGTAACCTCGAAGAACAAGCATTTATACAAATCAAAAATGGCATCTATCTAGGATATGGTTTTATTGATAACTCAGAACAAATAACCAACTCAGAAGCCTTAGAAAACTACTTAATTCCTCAAAAAGACAATATCGATGTACAGAAAATATTGAGAAGACAAATAATGAATACGTAA
- a CDS encoding PIN domain-containing protein — MVTKEDQVKFYAEELKELEFSVKKTWNATGVSLFQNGDVYVGQYRGLDEKRGNVFVDIPTGKGKHAPRLDQKLNCFRPKPDFELPKSWGNLTYSDLIKGRNCTETKIVDYIPSKREGWITMLIREMDSEFIERLQYNQILAFGPTIPPFEYLQNLMEFSESFNTEGNELWEKILSFKYELKSDVNPKLITEEIDIADQIITEVEKSIIYVFQGPPGTGKTHQVADLVSRLVLSNKSVLITALTNKAAVEVCEKPFFDKLFDEQRVSKLPISIEERKKFPKLLNAKDLLPSKGHLTLTTFYQFSRIWEEQTQSYDYVIVEEASQAYLTTIAAACKVGKKVIVVGDPKQIVPIVTNKNYKVFPNIDALIYGMNTLSQTEGFSFNRKTETRRLTERSTIYTNCFYNNTIQSKSLFDNIDTDINSFDKLTEITHSKGGPTLVQFSNKEGDVLNQMIRFLVKVLNELTVLKGNEIAVLTPYIETLIHLQQNLKSKTNSRNYLIESVDRVQGLDVDYCFYVIPKSSSFSFNLNRFNVATSRAKKSTFILVEQDFDRFVNLPNEVGNYFSKLKNEFAFIVNPISGEITKSVQKPTKLNSSKERSEINNQKNVLDDTITKGHHSSSQKSDNGIGLKVIGKIDVSKFERPKKEIKKNKENLYIIDTNVFIDYPEIISKISKEYAIILSSKVIDELDNLKSKLDDVGKRNVQKALKSINRHIDTRNLRMEISDTSLLPIDYNRRSPDNQILTVALKFKSENPILLTSDNGLQIKAKGLNITTITLKEYLNQLRY, encoded by the coding sequence ATGGTTACAAAAGAAGATCAAGTAAAATTTTATGCAGAAGAACTTAAAGAATTAGAGTTCTCTGTAAAGAAAACTTGGAATGCAACCGGGGTATCCCTATTTCAAAACGGAGATGTATATGTCGGGCAATACCGTGGTTTAGATGAAAAAAGAGGTAATGTTTTTGTTGACATACCTACTGGAAAAGGCAAACATGCCCCAAGGTTAGACCAAAAACTCAATTGTTTCAGGCCAAAGCCAGATTTTGAACTTCCGAAGTCTTGGGGAAACCTTACGTATTCAGATTTAATAAAAGGCAGAAACTGTACAGAAACAAAAATTGTAGACTACATTCCTTCAAAACGTGAAGGCTGGATAACAATGCTTATTAGAGAAATGGATTCCGAATTCATTGAAAGGCTACAATACAATCAAATATTAGCTTTTGGACCAACAATACCGCCTTTTGAGTATTTGCAGAATTTAATGGAATTTAGTGAGAGCTTTAATACTGAAGGCAATGAGCTTTGGGAAAAAATATTGAGTTTTAAATATGAATTAAAAAGTGATGTAAACCCAAAGCTAATTACTGAAGAGATAGATATAGCAGACCAAATAATTACAGAAGTTGAAAAATCTATAATCTATGTTTTTCAAGGTCCTCCAGGAACAGGTAAAACGCATCAGGTAGCAGATCTTGTTTCACGTTTAGTATTATCAAATAAATCTGTTCTAATTACTGCTTTAACAAATAAAGCAGCGGTAGAAGTTTGTGAAAAGCCATTCTTTGATAAACTCTTTGATGAACAGCGTGTTTCAAAACTACCGATTTCTATAGAAGAAAGAAAAAAGTTTCCGAAACTATTAAATGCCAAAGACCTACTTCCTTCCAAAGGACATCTTACCTTGACAACGTTTTATCAGTTTTCAAGAATTTGGGAAGAACAAACACAATCTTATGATTATGTAATTGTAGAAGAAGCTTCACAAGCTTATTTAACAACCATTGCAGCAGCTTGTAAAGTGGGTAAAAAAGTCATTGTTGTAGGTGACCCTAAGCAAATAGTACCGATTGTCACTAACAAAAATTACAAAGTATTTCCCAATATTGATGCTCTCATTTATGGTATGAATACGTTAAGCCAGACCGAAGGTTTTTCCTTTAATCGCAAAACTGAAACACGCAGACTTACTGAGCGTTCAACAATTTATACCAATTGCTTCTATAACAATACCATCCAATCAAAATCTTTATTCGACAATATTGATACTGATATAAATAGTTTTGATAAGTTAACTGAAATAACGCATTCCAAAGGCGGACCAACATTAGTTCAGTTTTCAAATAAAGAAGGTGATGTTTTAAATCAAATGATTCGTTTTTTGGTAAAGGTTTTAAATGAGTTGACAGTATTAAAAGGTAATGAAATAGCTGTATTAACGCCATATATTGAAACATTGATTCATTTGCAACAGAACTTAAAATCAAAGACTAATTCACGAAATTACCTAATTGAATCTGTAGACAGAGTGCAAGGTTTGGATGTAGACTATTGTTTTTATGTAATACCAAAATCAAGTTCATTTTCATTTAATCTAAATAGATTTAATGTAGCTACAAGTCGAGCTAAAAAAAGCACTTTTATTTTAGTTGAGCAGGATTTTGACCGTTTTGTTAACCTTCCCAATGAGGTGGGTAACTATTTTTCCAAACTTAAAAATGAATTTGCATTTATTGTAAATCCAATATCTGGTGAAATTACTAAATCTGTACAAAAACCCACTAAATTAAATTCAAGTAAAGAGAGATCAGAAATAAATAATCAGAAAAATGTGTTGGATGATACCATTACAAAAGGCCATCATTCCAGTTCTCAAAAATCTGATAACGGAATTGGTCTAAAAGTGATAGGTAAAATTGATGTTTCAAAGTTTGAAAGACCTAAAAAGGAGATTAAAAAAAACAAGGAAAACCTTTATATAATAGACACAAACGTCTTTATAGATTATCCAGAGATTATATCTAAAATTAGTAAAGAATATGCCATAATACTATCTTCTAAAGTAATTGATGAATTAGACAATTTAAAATCTAAATTAGATGACGTAGGAAAAAGAAATGTGCAGAAGGCATTAAAATCAATTAACCGTCATATAGATACGAGAAATTTAAGAATGGAAATATCTGATACATCTTTATTACCTATTGACTATAATAGACGGTCTCCTGATAACCAAATTCTCACTGTTGCTTTAAAATTCAAATCAGAAAACCCTATTCTTTTAACTTCTGATAATGGACTTCAAATAAAGGCAAAAGGATTAAATATTACAACGATTACACTTAAGGAATATTTAAACCAACTAAGATATTGA